A genome region from Glutamicibacter arilaitensis Re117 includes the following:
- a CDS encoding alkaline phosphatase D family protein, whose protein sequence is MTSISRRKLLTGTLGASALTLVGPTGAALASSSPRLVRSRLGLTSGFSMGDVSTSNAVFWARSSGEGRLRAQLRAVDETGNIIRGRGSFAKTLRGAYARETTDFTAKINAQHLPAGTRFAVSIGFEDENGTLGEMQNGWFSTAPALTGRRNQDASRAQSFVWSGDTAGQGWGINEEIGRMRAYAAMHATKPDFFVHSGDTIYADGPIAGEVMEPDGQIWRNLVTEEVSKVAETLDEYRGRHRYNLMDHNVRAMYAEVPVIAQWDDHETHNNWWPGEVIQDERYTVRDINTLAARGRQAWQEYQPIADPRAMNGGTGFEAARIYRKISRGPVLDLFALDMRSYKSENTAGMEEKATAILGEEQLNWLVDGLAKSKATWKVILNDLPLGIIVPDGKAQESISNADHGAPLGRELELARLLKAIKDRGIKNVVFLTADVHYCAAHHYSPERAAFREFNEFWEFVAGPVNAGSFGPNEMDGTFGPKVEFSKAGTTNQSPRDGKGQFFGHVDLDEQDLFTVTLRNGLGETVYTKTLEPAK, encoded by the coding sequence ATGACTAGTATTTCGCGTCGCAAATTGCTCACCGGTACGCTCGGTGCAAGCGCCCTAACCCTGGTCGGGCCGACTGGAGCAGCGCTGGCATCCAGCAGCCCCCGTCTAGTGCGTTCCCGACTTGGCCTGACCAGCGGGTTTTCCATGGGTGATGTCTCCACCAGCAATGCCGTGTTCTGGGCCCGCAGCTCCGGCGAGGGCCGCTTGCGTGCTCAACTGCGCGCGGTAGACGAAACTGGAAATATCATCCGGGGCCGCGGATCATTCGCCAAGACTTTGCGCGGCGCCTACGCCCGCGAGACCACCGACTTCACTGCAAAGATCAATGCCCAGCATCTGCCTGCCGGGACGCGCTTCGCCGTCAGTATCGGCTTCGAAGACGAAAACGGAACCCTGGGCGAGATGCAGAACGGCTGGTTCAGCACCGCACCTGCACTGACCGGTCGCCGCAATCAAGATGCCTCCCGGGCCCAGAGCTTTGTCTGGTCCGGCGATACGGCTGGCCAGGGCTGGGGCATCAATGAAGAAATCGGCAGAATGCGCGCCTACGCGGCCATGCATGCGACAAAGCCGGATTTCTTCGTGCACAGCGGCGACACGATATATGCCGACGGCCCGATTGCCGGGGAGGTCATGGAACCTGACGGCCAGATTTGGCGCAACCTGGTCACCGAAGAAGTCTCCAAGGTGGCCGAAACCCTGGACGAGTACCGCGGCCGGCACCGCTACAACCTGATGGACCACAACGTGCGGGCCATGTATGCCGAAGTTCCGGTGATTGCCCAGTGGGATGACCACGAAACCCACAACAACTGGTGGCCAGGCGAGGTTATCCAAGATGAGCGCTACACCGTGCGCGATATCAACACATTGGCTGCTCGCGGCCGCCAGGCCTGGCAGGAATACCAGCCGATCGCCGACCCGCGCGCCATGAACGGCGGCACCGGATTCGAGGCTGCCCGCATCTACCGCAAAATCTCCCGAGGCCCGGTACTGGACCTCTTCGCGCTGGACATGCGCAGCTACAAGTCGGAGAACACCGCCGGAATGGAAGAGAAGGCCACCGCGATCCTCGGCGAGGAACAGCTGAACTGGCTGGTGGACGGGCTGGCCAAGTCCAAGGCCACCTGGAAGGTCATCCTCAACGATCTGCCGCTGGGCATCATTGTTCCCGATGGCAAGGCCCAGGAATCCATTTCCAATGCAGACCACGGCGCACCACTAGGCCGCGAACTGGAACTGGCGCGATTGCTCAAGGCCATCAAGGATCGCGGCATCAAGAATGTGGTCTTCCTGACTGCCGACGTGCACTACTGCGCGGCCCACCACTATTCGCCAGAGCGCGCCGCCTTCCGCGAGTTCAACGAGTTCTGGGAATTCGTGGCCGGCCCGGTCAACGCCGGTTCCTTCGGGCCAAATGAAATGGATGGCACCTTCGGCCCGAAGGTCGAGTTCTCCAAGGCCGGTACCACCAACCAGTCGCCTCGCGATGGCAAGGGGCAGTTCTTCGGCCATGTTGATTTGGACGAGCAGGATCTGTTCACCGTGACTTTGCGCAACGGGCTGGGCGAAACCGTCTACACCAAGACGCTGGAACCTGCCAAGTAG
- a CDS encoding aspartate kinase: MGLIVQKFGGSSVSDAEGIKRVARRIIDTKSKGHDVVVVVSAMGDTTDDLLDLAGQLTDEAPAREMDMLLSAGERISMSLLAMAINQFGEQAASFTGSQAGLITDSTHGKARIMEVSPQRVRRAIDRGFIAIVAGFQGMSKESKNITTMGRGGSDTTAVALAAALGADVCEIYTDVDGIYTADPRVVHSAKKIETITSEEMLEMAASGSKILHLRCVEYARRFGVPLHVRSSFSTNEGTWVLPDPEDKIKIQEGEPLEQPIISGVAHDHSEAKVTIIGVPDIPGKAAQIFGVIAAAQANIDMIVQNISTRGSGATDISFTLPMTETKHVLEALNTAKPEIGFEDIEHNDEVGKLSLIGAGMRSNPGVSFTFFEALHRAGVNVDMISTSEIRISVVTDADKLNDAVRAIHTAFDLDTDVEATVYGGTGR; this comes from the coding sequence ATGGGCCTAATTGTTCAAAAATTTGGCGGTTCTTCCGTTTCAGATGCCGAAGGCATCAAGCGTGTAGCGCGTCGAATTATTGATACTAAATCCAAGGGCCATGACGTCGTCGTCGTTGTTTCGGCAATGGGCGATACCACCGATGACCTGCTCGATCTGGCTGGCCAGCTCACTGATGAAGCTCCAGCACGCGAGATGGACATGCTGCTCTCCGCTGGTGAACGCATCTCGATGTCGTTGCTTGCGATGGCAATCAACCAGTTCGGTGAGCAAGCTGCTTCTTTCACCGGCTCGCAGGCCGGTTTGATCACCGATTCCACCCATGGCAAGGCACGCATCATGGAGGTCTCGCCGCAGCGGGTACGCCGTGCCATCGACCGCGGCTTCATCGCGATCGTCGCCGGTTTCCAGGGCATGAGCAAGGAATCCAAAAACATCACCACCATGGGTCGTGGCGGCTCTGACACCACCGCAGTGGCGCTGGCCGCAGCCCTAGGCGCCGATGTCTGCGAAATCTACACCGACGTGGACGGCATCTACACCGCTGATCCGCGCGTAGTGCACTCGGCCAAAAAGATCGAGACGATCACCAGCGAAGAAATGCTGGAAATGGCCGCCAGTGGCTCAAAGATCTTGCATCTGCGTTGTGTGGAATACGCCCGCCGTTTCGGCGTGCCACTGCATGTGCGCTCTTCATTCAGCACCAACGAGGGCACCTGGGTGCTCCCGGATCCCGAAGACAAAATCAAAATTCAAGAGGGAGAACCCTTGGAACAGCCAATCATCTCAGGTGTCGCCCACGACCACTCCGAAGCCAAAGTCACCATCATTGGCGTGCCTGATATCCCGGGCAAGGCAGCACAGATCTTCGGTGTCATCGCCGCGGCGCAGGCCAACATCGACATGATCGTGCAGAACATCTCGACCCGCGGTTCGGGTGCCACCGACATCTCCTTCACGCTGCCGATGACCGAAACCAAGCATGTGCTTGAAGCGCTGAACACCGCCAAGCCGGAAATTGGCTTCGAGGATATCGAGCATAACGACGAGGTTGGCAAGCTCTCGCTGATCGGCGCTGGCATGCGCTCGAACCCAGGGGTGTCCTTCACCTTCTTCGAAGCGCTGCACCGCGCAGGCGTTAACGTGGACATGATTTCCACTTCCGAGATCCGCATCTCCGTGGTCACCGACGCTGACAAGCTCAACGACGCAGTGCGCGCCATCCACACCGCGTTTGATCTGGATACCGATGTGGAAGCCACCGTCTACGGCGGCACCGGCCGCTAG
- a CDS encoding MarR family winged helix-turn-helix transcriptional regulator, with protein MQVSSKAEDAPTAERPDLYASAEQELFSLIALTARAKRELATRLDSRLTPGYLPVLGMILRSQRITQSEICEHLLVDKAALSRMITKLEQLALVKREVDPEDRRVFHLLPTELAVERWHECFQGWRTELRSRMTNWDNEDLSALIDLLSRLNLEIKSL; from the coding sequence GTGCAGGTTTCAAGCAAAGCCGAAGACGCCCCGACTGCGGAACGTCCCGATCTCTACGCGTCAGCCGAACAGGAATTGTTTTCACTGATCGCGCTGACAGCGCGTGCCAAACGGGAATTGGCCACTCGGCTCGACAGCCGGCTCACCCCGGGCTACCTGCCCGTGCTGGGCATGATTCTGCGGAGCCAACGCATCACCCAGTCTGAAATCTGCGAACACTTGCTGGTCGACAAAGCTGCGCTATCGCGCATGATCACCAAGCTGGAACAGCTGGCACTGGTCAAGCGTGAAGTCGATCCGGAAGACCGCAGGGTCTTCCACCTCCTGCCTACCGAGCTTGCGGTAGAAAGGTGGCATGAATGCTTCCAAGGGTGGCGGACAGAGCTCCGCTCGCGCATGACCAACTGGGACAATGAGGATCTGTCGGCACTCATCGATCTTCTGAGCCGATTGAATTTGGAAATCAAGTCCCTCTAG
- a CDS encoding MFS transporter — protein sequence MTATAPVAKPKMTHREILTALTGILMGMFVSILASTVVSSSLPVIVSDLNGSQTAFTWVVTATLLATTISTPIWGKLADLGNRKLLLQIALGIFVLASAAAGFSQNTSFLIAMRVIQGLAGGGVGALAQIVMADFLSPRERGKYMGLFGAVMAVGTVGGPLIGGFVTDAINWRWNFFIALPFAVAAVILIQRTLHLPAIPKRKVKIDYWGILLLSAGVSLLLIWMSLGGSQFEWASMTSYLMISGAVVMLALFVVVEAKSSEPLLSLGLFKNRTFTYAVIASLAVGVSMFGTSVFLSQYMIMARGASATMAGLMTFPLMGGLLVISTIGGAMISRTGKWKALVVTGSVLIVIGLFLLGTIHYDTNYALVATYMFILGAGMGLVMQNMVLVVQNSVHVKELGVASSAVNFFRTLGGTAGTAGLGAVLAATVPNMIADRQSDLAAALATIGDQAKELTAALGSGTLPSVATMPEPVRVIFESIYGDAVPSLFTLAAPLSLIVVIAVCLIPNQSLKTQTATERMQDLAAEDQGGTKPESPAGS from the coding sequence ATGACCGCAACCGCACCGGTCGCCAAGCCCAAGATGACCCACCGCGAAATCCTCACTGCCCTCACGGGCATTTTGATGGGCATGTTCGTCTCCATCTTGGCCAGCACCGTAGTTTCCAGCTCGCTGCCTGTGATCGTTTCCGATCTCAACGGCAGCCAGACCGCTTTCACCTGGGTTGTCACAGCCACCCTGCTGGCAACCACCATTTCCACCCCGATCTGGGGCAAGCTCGCCGACCTGGGCAACCGCAAGCTGCTCTTGCAGATTGCGCTGGGCATCTTCGTCCTCGCCTCGGCCGCAGCAGGCTTCTCGCAGAACACCAGCTTCCTGATCGCCATGCGCGTTATCCAGGGCCTGGCCGGCGGCGGCGTGGGCGCCTTGGCCCAGATCGTCATGGCCGACTTCCTCTCCCCTCGCGAACGCGGCAAGTACATGGGCCTGTTCGGCGCAGTCATGGCCGTCGGCACCGTAGGCGGCCCGTTGATCGGCGGCTTCGTCACCGACGCCATCAACTGGCGCTGGAACTTCTTCATTGCCCTGCCTTTCGCCGTCGCTGCGGTCATCTTGATCCAGCGCACGCTGCACCTGCCAGCCATCCCCAAGCGCAAGGTCAAGATCGACTACTGGGGCATTCTCCTGCTTTCCGCAGGTGTCTCGCTGCTGCTGATCTGGATGTCTCTGGGCGGCTCGCAGTTCGAATGGGCATCGATGACCAGCTACCTGATGATTTCCGGTGCTGTAGTCATGCTGGCGCTGTTCGTTGTAGTGGAAGCCAAGTCTTCTGAGCCGCTGCTCAGCCTGGGCCTGTTCAAGAACCGCACCTTCACCTACGCGGTCATCGCTTCGCTGGCCGTTGGCGTTTCGATGTTCGGCACCTCGGTGTTCCTCAGCCAGTACATGATCATGGCACGCGGGGCCTCGGCCACCATGGCCGGCCTGATGACTTTCCCATTGATGGGCGGCCTGCTGGTCATTTCCACCATCGGCGGTGCGATGATCTCGCGCACCGGCAAGTGGAAGGCGCTGGTAGTTACCGGTTCGGTGCTGATCGTAATCGGGCTGTTCCTGTTGGGAACCATCCACTACGACACCAACTACGCGCTGGTAGCCACCTACATGTTCATCCTCGGTGCCGGGATGGGCCTGGTCATGCAAAATATGGTGCTGGTGGTGCAGAACTCGGTCCACGTCAAGGAACTGGGTGTTGCTTCGTCAGCTGTCAACTTCTTCCGCACCTTGGGCGGTACTGCGGGTACCGCTGGCTTGGGCGCCGTGCTGGCAGCCACCGTGCCGAACATGATCGCCGATCGCCAGTCTGACCTAGCCGCCGCCTTGGCGACCATAGGAGACCAAGCCAAGGAGCTGACTGCGGCGTTGGGATCGGGCACCCTGCCTTCGGTAGCCACGATGCCAGAACCAGTCCGAGTGATTTTCGAATCCATCTACGGTGATGCAGTGCCTTCGCTGTTCACCCTTGCCGCACCGCTGTCCCTGATCGTCGTCATCGCTGTTTGCCTGATCCCCAACCAGTCGCTGAAGACCCAGACCGCAACCGAACGCATGCAGGATCTCGCCGCTGAGGACCAGGGCGGAACCAAGCCAGAATCGCCAGCTGGCAGCTAG
- the recR gene encoding recombination mediator RecR, with the protein MYEGAVQELIDELGRLPGIGPKSAQRIAFHILDADAEDMTRLAASIQLVKEKVKFCEICFNISEQEICAICRDERRDGTKICIVEESKDVLAIERTRAFSGKYHVLGGSINPLAGIGPEQLHIRELVTRLADDSITELILATDPNLEGEATAVYLVRALAPLGIHITRLASGLPVGGDLEYADEVTLARAFEGRRAAGRTAPGPARLKAEKQEATEKDEQEESEDPAQKPKAQLPEPRLLHVGGKPVDSGTGCEASSHPVVPEMDNRRSQ; encoded by the coding sequence GTGTACGAAGGTGCTGTACAGGAACTGATCGACGAGCTCGGTCGCTTGCCTGGCATCGGCCCGAAATCGGCTCAGCGCATTGCTTTCCACATTCTTGATGCCGATGCCGAGGACATGACCCGGCTGGCCGCCTCGATCCAGCTGGTCAAGGAAAAGGTGAAGTTCTGCGAGATCTGCTTCAACATCTCGGAGCAGGAAATCTGCGCCATCTGCCGCGATGAGCGTCGCGATGGAACCAAGATCTGCATCGTCGAAGAGTCCAAGGACGTGCTGGCCATTGAACGCACCCGCGCGTTCTCCGGCAAGTACCACGTGCTGGGCGGCTCCATCAATCCACTAGCGGGCATCGGTCCGGAACAGCTTCACATCCGCGAACTGGTTACGCGCTTGGCCGATGATTCGATCACCGAATTGATCCTAGCCACTGACCCTAACCTTGAGGGCGAAGCCACCGCCGTGTACCTGGTGCGTGCTCTGGCTCCCCTGGGTATTCACATCACCCGCTTGGCTTCTGGCCTGCCGGTTGGCGGCGACTTGGAGTACGCCGATGAGGTGACTTTGGCTCGTGCCTTCGAAGGACGCCGCGCCGCTGGCCGCACCGCTCCGGGGCCGGCCCGGCTCAAGGCCGAAAAGCAGGAGGCCACGGAGAAGGATGAGCAGGAAGAATCCGAAGATCCTGCACAGAAGCCCAAGGCCCAGCTTCCCGAGCCACGCCTGCTGCACGTTGGCGGCAAGCCGGTTGATTCCGGCACCGGGTGTGAGGCTTCTTCGCATCCTGTGGTTCCCGAGATGGATAACCGCCGCAGCCAATAA
- a CDS encoding DNA polymerase III subunit gamma and tau: MSTALYRRYRPDTFGDVIGQEHVTAPLMTALEKNRVNHAYLFSGPRGCGKTTSARILARCLNCEQGPTPVPCGTCASCVDLANGGPGSLDVIEIDAASHGGVDDARDLRERATFAPTRDRYKIFIIDEAHMVTAAGFNALLKIVEEPPAHIKFIFATTEPEKVIGTIRSRTHHYPFRLVPPEALLAYLQLLCERENVQVAEGVLPLVIRAGGGSVRDTLSVLDQLIAGARDGNLDYETAIALLGYTHSTLLDEVTLSLHESDGAGLFGAIDRIIQTGLDPRRFVEDVLERFRDLIIAKAMPEGLEKILRGVPEDQLEALRLQAGLVGAGELSRWADVTNKALSEMTGATSPRLHLELLAARLMLPGSQNSDSSFAARLDRLERHAMTGGALPALDEDEASGAPGAINAAPNPAAARQGAAAVREALAAAKSRLGGAPAESQGAPAAQEQPAQVQPEQAQPQQQSSQAQQPAAQATPVQNQHPEQSEENSSSATAAQPVRSAQPAASAQPQQAEDGDPNAPLDPGAAASLNTGEAADWGATWGPKGDVHPVTTEVQPGPSTPAARPEGVAPFSLVPDPSSGEDLSFGTGVSIDDVKQNPAMAEFARRAAANRGPQAPAPAGAQPQPAENASQPGVDAQQEHAQRAQAEREAQQRAAQEQAQHEQAEREAQQRAAQEQAQREQAQHEQAEREAQQRAAQEQAQRQQGQPQQHAPQQAAPNGMPQDHQQAPQGSGSPVAKFQQAWPMILQQLQGNSRVLHSMVATYGSVAGFDGRTLTLAFSNTGPIVNLRNRPDLMSTLTGVLSQVHGSPLEVVLTEGGSNPNGGGSPKGERRPIPAPIPAPTKFTKAVSSAGAAARAAARAQAAAPAPQQRPAVAAPSSAPVAPAPRAHDGYASAYEDVPPPADEPYFDESPYPDDPYFQPAGSAPPAPPAQPQPQAAAPAAAAPPSPVAPAPATGAPRNFGGPPVAPKPRMTAGMTARQAEGGMPNIERPVSSTPLHPGSTTGSFENLAAPAPETQASSAPASPEVASAAAAPMPERPAAPRPQEQPRQEPGAPVQQPATPESAPSWGAPQAEAEPASAPAPLGRMSRYQQLMDQAKNAPSAPAPAQAATGWGGQASRPAPAPVQEPEEFVPSDDDIEVEDSALIGVPAVERLLGGMVIEQRDVNGNVVEIKRSL; this comes from the coding sequence GTGAGTACAGCGCTATATCGCAGATATCGTCCCGATACGTTCGGCGACGTCATCGGACAGGAGCACGTTACTGCGCCCTTAATGACGGCGTTGGAGAAGAACCGTGTAAACCACGCATACTTGTTCTCCGGCCCGCGCGGTTGCGGCAAGACGACGTCTGCCCGCATTTTGGCCCGTTGCTTGAATTGCGAGCAAGGTCCTACCCCGGTTCCTTGCGGTACCTGCGCTAGCTGTGTGGACTTGGCCAATGGCGGCCCTGGTTCATTGGATGTCATCGAGATTGACGCGGCCAGCCACGGTGGCGTGGATGATGCCCGCGATCTGCGTGAGCGCGCAACCTTCGCTCCTACCCGTGACCGCTACAAGATCTTCATCATCGATGAGGCTCATATGGTCACCGCTGCCGGCTTCAACGCCCTGCTGAAGATTGTTGAAGAGCCGCCTGCGCACATCAAGTTCATCTTTGCGACTACTGAACCGGAAAAGGTCATTGGCACCATCCGTTCGCGCACCCATCATTACCCATTCCGTTTGGTTCCGCCCGAAGCTCTGCTGGCATATCTGCAGTTGCTCTGCGAGCGCGAGAACGTCCAGGTAGCCGAAGGCGTATTGCCGCTAGTCATCCGTGCTGGCGGCGGCTCGGTCCGAGACACGCTCTCGGTGCTCGATCAGCTCATCGCAGGCGCCCGGGACGGGAATCTCGACTACGAAACAGCCATTGCGCTGCTGGGATACACGCACTCCACGCTGCTCGATGAAGTCACCTTGTCACTGCATGAATCCGATGGTGCGGGATTGTTCGGCGCCATTGACCGGATCATCCAGACCGGTTTGGATCCACGGCGCTTCGTGGAAGACGTTTTGGAACGCTTCCGTGATTTGATCATCGCCAAGGCCATGCCAGAAGGCTTGGAGAAGATCTTGCGCGGCGTGCCTGAAGACCAGCTCGAAGCCCTGCGCTTGCAAGCAGGTTTGGTTGGGGCCGGCGAACTATCGCGCTGGGCAGATGTCACCAACAAGGCACTGAGCGAAATGACCGGCGCAACTTCGCCGCGACTTCATCTGGAATTGCTGGCCGCGCGTTTGATGCTGCCAGGTTCGCAGAACTCGGACAGCTCCTTTGCAGCGCGGTTGGATCGCTTGGAACGCCACGCGATGACCGGCGGCGCGCTTCCAGCTCTTGATGAAGACGAGGCTTCGGGTGCTCCTGGCGCAATCAACGCAGCTCCTAACCCAGCTGCCGCGCGTCAGGGAGCTGCCGCAGTACGCGAGGCCTTGGCTGCAGCCAAGTCCCGCCTAGGTGGAGCCCCGGCTGAATCCCAGGGCGCGCCAGCTGCTCAAGAGCAGCCCGCCCAGGTGCAGCCAGAGCAGGCCCAGCCTCAGCAACAGTCTTCCCAGGCTCAACAGCCTGCAGCGCAAGCAACCCCCGTTCAAAACCAGCACCCTGAGCAATCTGAGGAGAACTCGTCTTCGGCAACTGCCGCGCAACCAGTGCGTTCAGCTCAGCCTGCTGCCTCGGCACAGCCGCAGCAGGCTGAGGATGGTGATCCAAATGCTCCGCTGGATCCAGGAGCCGCAGCTTCGCTGAACACCGGCGAAGCTGCCGACTGGGGCGCAACTTGGGGTCCTAAGGGTGATGTCCATCCGGTAACCACCGAGGTCCAGCCTGGCCCTAGCACTCCGGCAGCTCGTCCAGAAGGCGTAGCCCCATTCAGCTTGGTTCCTGACCCTTCCAGCGGCGAGGATCTGTCCTTCGGCACCGGTGTTTCCATCGATGATGTGAAGCAGAATCCTGCCATGGCCGAATTTGCGCGACGTGCCGCTGCCAACCGTGGACCACAAGCACCAGCACCAGCTGGCGCACAGCCACAGCCAGCTGAGAATGCCAGCCAACCTGGCGTAGATGCTCAGCAGGAGCATGCCCAGCGTGCGCAAGCTGAGCGCGAAGCACAGCAACGCGCCGCACAAGAGCAAGCCCAGCATGAACAGGCTGAGCGCGAAGCACAGCAACGCGCCGCACAAGAGCAAGCCCAGCGTGAACAAGCCCAGCATGAACAGGCTGAGCGCGAAGCACAGCAACGCGCCGCACAAGAACAAGCGCAGCGTCAGCAAGGCCAGCCACAGCAGCACGCACCGCAGCAGGCTGCTCCAAACGGAATGCCGCAAGACCATCAGCAAGCACCACAGGGTTCCGGCTCACCGGTAGCAAAGTTCCAGCAGGCCTGGCCGATGATTCTGCAGCAGCTGCAGGGCAACTCCCGCGTCCTGCATTCCATGGTTGCCACTTACGGCTCCGTGGCAGGCTTCGATGGCCGCACCTTGACCTTGGCGTTCAGCAACACCGGGCCCATCGTGAATCTGCGCAACCGGCCGGATTTGATGAGTACCTTGACCGGGGTCCTCTCCCAGGTCCATGGTTCGCCACTGGAAGTGGTCCTCACCGAAGGTGGTTCCAACCCCAACGGTGGTGGTTCCCCAAAAGGTGAGCGCCGGCCAATCCCGGCGCCAATTCCAGCACCAACTAAGTTCACCAAAGCTGTAAGTTCTGCTGGGGCTGCTGCGCGCGCCGCGGCAAGGGCCCAGGCCGCTGCTCCGGCACCACAGCAGCGTCCGGCGGTTGCCGCGCCTAGCTCGGCACCGGTGGCTCCTGCGCCACGCGCCCATGACGGGTACGCCAGCGCTTACGAGGATGTTCCGCCTCCTGCCGATGAGCCCTACTTTGACGAGTCTCCATACCCGGATGACCCGTACTTCCAGCCCGCTGGCAGCGCTCCGCCAGCACCTCCGGCGCAACCACAGCCACAGGCTGCGGCACCAGCTGCTGCTGCGCCGCCCTCCCCGGTGGCCCCCGCTCCAGCAACTGGCGCGCCACGGAATTTCGGTGGACCTCCGGTAGCTCCCAAGCCTCGGATGACCGCTGGCATGACGGCACGCCAAGCTGAAGGCGGCATGCCGAATATCGAGCGTCCGGTGTCGTCGACACCGCTGCACCCTGGAAGCACCACCGGCTCTTTCGAGAATCTGGCGGCTCCTGCACCTGAGACGCAGGCATCCTCGGCCCCGGCTTCGCCGGAGGTGGCTTCTGCCGCCGCAGCACCGATGCCTGAGCGTCCTGCTGCGCCACGCCCTCAGGAACAGCCCCGTCAAGAGCCTGGTGCCCCGGTGCAGCAGCCAGCGACTCCGGAATCGGCTCCGAGCTGGGGTGCGCCGCAGGCTGAGGCGGAACCCGCATCGGCTCCGGCCCCATTGGGACGGATGAGCCGCTACCAGCAGCTGATGGATCAGGCGAAGAACGCACCCAGTGCGCCAGCGCCTGCCCAAGCGGCTACCGGTTGGGGCGGACAGGCTTCGAGGCCAGCTCCCGCTCCCGTGCAGGAACCCGAGGAATTCGTCCCGAGCGACGATGACATCGAGGTCGAGGACTCGGCACTGATCGGCGTTCCTGCGGTAGAACGCTTGCTCGGCGGAATGGTTATCGAGCAACGCGACGTTAACGGGAATGTAGTGGAGATCAAGCGAAGCTTGTAG
- the gluQRS gene encoding tRNA glutamyl-Q(34) synthetase GluQRS, whose amino-acid sequence MGAGRFAPSPSGPLHLGNLRTAILAWLFARSTDRDFLLRIEDLDRVRSGAETTQINELASLGLDFDGEMLRQSDRLPVYLEAVERLKDRGLVYECFCSRKDIAEAGSAPHAAPGAYPGTCRELSPSEREAKAKNRPAALRLRSQVNEFSVHDELFGDYTGAVDDFVLIRNDGAPAYNLAVVVDDAFSGIDQVVRGDDLLSSAPRQAYLATLLDYEVPVYAHVPLALNSKGQRLAKRDGAVTLEEITEQGLLPANVVTILLESLGLPSTSLQAALQAFDPAALPREPWIVDPENIVQQLMPPASRNR is encoded by the coding sequence GTGGGCGCTGGCCGTTTCGCCCCTAGCCCTTCTGGGCCACTCCACCTTGGCAATTTGCGCACGGCCATCCTTGCCTGGCTTTTCGCCCGTTCCACTGACCGTGATTTCTTGCTGCGCATTGAAGACTTGGATCGCGTACGTTCAGGCGCCGAGACCACTCAGATCAATGAATTGGCATCTTTGGGTTTGGACTTCGATGGCGAGATGCTCCGACAGTCCGACCGCCTTCCTGTTTACCTTGAGGCCGTTGAACGGCTCAAGGATCGCGGCTTGGTCTATGAATGCTTCTGTTCGCGCAAAGACATTGCCGAGGCCGGAAGCGCTCCACATGCAGCCCCCGGAGCCTACCCGGGAACCTGCCGTGAGCTGAGTCCCAGCGAACGCGAAGCCAAAGCTAAGAATCGTCCTGCGGCCTTGCGCCTGCGTTCGCAAGTGAACGAATTTTCTGTTCATGACGAACTGTTCGGCGACTACACCGGTGCGGTTGATGATTTTGTCCTGATTCGCAACGACGGCGCTCCTGCCTACAACCTTGCTGTAGTCGTGGATGACGCATTCTCAGGCATCGACCAGGTGGTGCGTGGTGATGATTTGCTCTCCTCGGCGCCACGGCAAGCTTACTTGGCGACACTTTTGGACTACGAGGTCCCGGTCTACGCACATGTGCCGCTGGCGCTGAATTCCAAGGGCCAGCGATTAGCTAAACGCGACGGCGCGGTAACACTCGAAGAGATCACCGAACAAGGCCTGCTTCCAGCCAACGTTGTGACGATTTTGCTAGAGTCATTGGGCTTGCCCAGCACAAGTTTGCAGGCAGCTCTACAAGCTTTCGATCCGGCGGCTCTGCCACGTGAACCGTGGATCGTCGATCCAGAGAATATTGTCCAACAGCTGATGCCTCCGGCATCACGCAACCGATAG